In a genomic window of Gloeothece verrucosa PCC 7822:
- a CDS encoding 2OG-Fe(II) oxygenase, whose amino-acid sequence MSYYHKYADAFSPTYLTELSGQIFACPYFSVNNLNRDFVGTKGFSVVFQRSHLDEVKQRFPYFKLYLDRVLQPECNAFYLNPLLLEQGSRVDFHIDRSLRSYCEIIAPPAVVSVLYVKVPSDLVGGELMLRSNKRQVGQIRPQTNTLLFFQGDLSHSVNAVMSPGIRLSLVCEQYNLDDEQLREIPEFKLESRAIKANKTKKSNKLSKKGTGNREGFYIS is encoded by the coding sequence TTGTCTTATTATCATAAGTACGCTGACGCTTTTTCACCTACCTACCTCACCGAGTTGTCGGGACAAATTTTTGCTTGTCCTTACTTTAGCGTTAATAATCTCAATCGTGACTTTGTCGGGACAAAAGGCTTTTCTGTGGTTTTTCAAAGATCACATTTAGACGAAGTTAAGCAGCGCTTTCCTTATTTCAAGCTGTATTTAGACCGAGTATTACAACCTGAATGTAATGCTTTTTATCTTAACCCTTTGTTACTCGAACAAGGTTCGAGAGTAGATTTTCACATTGATCGTTCTTTACGTTCCTACTGTGAAATTATAGCGCCGCCTGCGGTTGTGAGTGTTCTTTATGTAAAAGTTCCTTCCGATTTAGTGGGAGGAGAATTAATGTTACGTTCAAATAAACGCCAAGTAGGGCAAATTCGCCCTCAAACTAACACACTACTATTTTTTCAGGGGGATTTAAGCCATTCGGTGAACGCTGTTATGAGTCCTGGTATTCGCTTAAGTCTTGTTTGCGAACAATACAACTTAGATGATGAGCAATTAAGGGAAATTCCCGAGTTTAAACTTGAATCGAGAGCTATTAAAGCTAATAAAACTAAAAAGAGTAATAAACTCTCTAAAAAGGGAACAGGGAACAGGGAAGGCTTTTACATTTCTTAA
- a CDS encoding PEP-CTERM sorting domain-containing protein, with protein sequence MTFTTRPVSKYLDTIKVNCVIREQGTLRQAQCKQGTGKAFKVFTFLNIKCFIYVQVLNSLRYEEGWMVDNFSFAAASGTTSLLSRATTTIAVPESFTILGTGTAIIFGTLFKRTNSPKKSKTS encoded by the coding sequence ATGACTTTTACCACTCGTCCAGTTAGTAAGTACCTGGACACAATTAAAGTTAACTGTGTGATTAGGGAACAGGGAACACTTCGACAAGCTCAGTGCAAGCAGGGAACAGGAAAGGCTTTCAAGGTTTTTACATTTCTTAACATAAAGTGCTTTATTTATGTCCAGGTACTTAATAGTCTGCGTTATGAGGAAGGATGGATGGTTGACAATTTCTCTTTTGCTGCTGCTAGTGGGACGACCTCATTATTAAGCCGCGCCACAACCACCATAGCTGTACCCGAATCTTTCACAATTTTGGGCACAGGAACAGCTATAATTTTTGGCACTCTGTTTAAACGAACCAACTCGCCAAAAAAATCTAAAACATCCTAA
- a CDS encoding PEP-CTERM sorting domain-containing protein, producing the protein MKKYNSYLAALLAGSTLSVFGSISSASAYTVYTKYSDWKQAVSGSPITFEDFSNTQFASRKQVLPFSTGIVSTGYNGTRDNVIFAGNSWAVNVASDIGVDGYVYQGWLEKPNLDRVTYPTKYPIDYYNSITWVFPTAVKGFFGTFLDTANGPGLVLTLKYNDNTSEVIDFYNLIKVVNANSTRPRDKSPGDVIFGITGKAFKSMTFTTRPVSSNPNYEEGWMVDNFSFAAVSGTTSLLSRAATTIAVPEPFTILGTGTAIIFGTLFKRTNRQKKSKTS; encoded by the coding sequence ATGAAAAAATATAACAGCTATTTAGCTGCCTTGCTGGCGGGAAGTACGTTATCAGTTTTTGGCAGCATTTCTTCGGCTTCTGCCTATACTGTTTACACAAAATATAGCGATTGGAAACAAGCCGTTTCAGGTAGCCCTATTACTTTTGAAGACTTTTCTAACACCCAGTTTGCCAGTAGAAAACAAGTCCTACCTTTTTCTACAGGGATTGTATCAACCGGCTATAATGGCACTAGAGATAATGTAATTTTTGCGGGGAATTCTTGGGCAGTAAACGTAGCATCAGATATAGGAGTTGATGGATACGTTTATCAAGGTTGGCTAGAAAAACCTAATCTTGATAGAGTCACCTATCCCACTAAATATCCTATAGATTATTACAATTCTATTACCTGGGTATTCCCCACAGCAGTCAAAGGTTTTTTTGGAACTTTTTTAGATACAGCCAATGGACCGGGATTAGTTCTTACTCTTAAGTATAACGACAATACTAGCGAAGTAATCGATTTTTATAATCTTATTAAAGTGGTCAATGCTAATAGTACCAGACCCAGAGATAAATCTCCCGGGGATGTGATTTTTGGCATTACTGGCAAAGCTTTTAAATCTATGACTTTTACCACTCGTCCAGTTAGTAGTAATCCTAATTATGAGGAAGGATGGATGGTTGACAATTTCTCTTTTGCTGCCGTTAGTGGGACGACCTCATTATTAAGCCGCGCCGCAACCACCATAGCTGTACCCGAACCTTTCACAATTTTGGGCACAGGAACAGCTATAATTTTTGGCACTCTATTTAAGCGAACCAACAGACAAAAAAAGTCTAAAACATCCTAA
- a CDS encoding M23 family metallopeptidase: protein MVTYFNKFTLSSAGILLTLFCQYTMPVSGETEVQVKSLNQPSQNYLSQPSNLGVGYIWPTYGIVTSGFGQRLSGKIHTGIDIAGPIGTPIFAAASGVVVFAGWSTEGYGNLVTLKHPDGSLTLYGHNEHILVNVGQPVQQGQQISAMGNTGNSSGPHLHFEIRPQGKEAANPRAFLPTFQPPISSSNIH, encoded by the coding sequence ATGGTTACCTATTTTAATAAATTTACCTTAAGTAGTGCAGGAATACTACTTACACTCTTCTGTCAGTATACAATGCCTGTGTCGGGTGAAACTGAAGTTCAAGTCAAATCATTAAATCAACCGTCGCAGAATTATTTATCTCAACCTTCTAACTTAGGAGTTGGCTATATTTGGCCAACTTATGGAATTGTTACCTCGGGTTTTGGTCAACGTTTATCGGGAAAAATTCATACAGGAATTGATATTGCAGGGCCCATAGGAACGCCTATTTTTGCTGCCGCTTCGGGAGTGGTGGTATTTGCCGGCTGGAGTACAGAAGGTTATGGTAATTTAGTGACACTAAAACATCCAGATGGGAGTTTAACTTTATATGGTCACAATGAACATATTTTAGTCAACGTTGGGCAGCCAGTTCAACAGGGACAACAAATTTCTGCAATGGGTAACACAGGAAATAGTAGTGGACCTCATTTACATTTTGAAATTCGTCCTCAAGGTAAAGAGGCGGCTAATCCAAGGGCTTTTTTACCAACTTTTCAGCCGCCTATTAGTTCTTCTAATATTCATTAA